A genomic region of Streptosporangium lutulentum contains the following coding sequences:
- a CDS encoding SDR family NAD(P)-dependent oxidoreductase: MTRQDTTKTALITGASRGLGLALARSLAADGWRLILTARGADALKPVADELGALALVGDVADPGHRDRLAHAVHDQGGLDLLVNNASGLGAVPLPPLSRYPIDTLEDLFRSNVLAPLALIQTTLRGLRERRGAIVNISSDAAVESYEGWGGYGATKAALERLSGVLAAEEPDVLVWWVDPGEMSTAMLADAVGAEEAAAAPGPEAVVPTLRRLIAERPVSGRVRHT, encoded by the coding sequence ATGACCCGTCAAGACACGACGAAGACCGCACTCATCACCGGAGCCTCCCGCGGCCTCGGCCTGGCGCTCGCCCGTTCCCTGGCCGCCGACGGCTGGCGGCTCATCCTCACCGCGCGGGGCGCGGACGCCCTCAAGCCCGTCGCGGACGAGCTCGGCGCCCTCGCCCTCGTCGGGGACGTCGCCGATCCGGGCCACCGGGACCGGCTGGCGCACGCCGTACACGATCAGGGTGGGCTGGACCTGCTCGTCAACAACGCGTCCGGGTTGGGCGCGGTCCCGCTGCCGCCCCTGTCCCGCTATCCGATCGACACCCTCGAAGACCTGTTCAGGTCCAACGTGCTGGCCCCGCTGGCGCTGATCCAGACGACCCTGCGGGGGCTCAGGGAGCGGCGCGGGGCGATCGTCAACATCTCCTCCGACGCGGCGGTGGAGTCCTACGAGGGCTGGGGCGGGTACGGCGCGACCAAGGCCGCCCTGGAGCGGCTCTCCGGCGTGCTGGCCGCCGAGGAGCCCGACGTCCTGGTCTGGTGGGTGGACCCGGGCGAGATGAGCACGGCCATGCTCGCCGACGCGGTCGGCGCGGAGGAGGCCGCGGCGGCCCCGGGCCCGGAAGCGGTCGTCCCCACCCTGCGACGGCTGATCGCGGAGCGCCCGGTCAGCGGGCGGGTGAGACACACGTGA
- a CDS encoding S-adenosylmethionine:tRNA ribosyltransferase-isomerase, with product MSTSTDAMASGFTLPYDLEAHEPPEARGLTRDGVRLLVSRSGAGRTRGDVGGVLEGAGEIGHHAFTDLPGLLESGDLLVVNNSATLPAAVRTDRLAVHFSTEREDGTWLIELRLRTERRGSEAAGEPYSGGVGGEWLPLPGGATLRLLGRETPRLWRARLDRDVPAYLHRYGVPIRYSYVDRDWPLAAYQTVFGVRLGSAEMPSAGRPFTTELVTALVSRGIGVAPITLHTGVASPEKDEPPYPEWCEVPETTARQVELARESGGRVIAVGTTVVRALETAALADGRVRAVRGWTSHIVTPSTGVRAVNGLITGLHEPRSSHLLMLSAIAGGELLSRSYAEALGEGYLWHEFGDVHLLLG from the coding sequence GTGAGCACATCGACGGACGCCATGGCCTCGGGCTTCACACTCCCGTACGACCTGGAGGCGCACGAGCCGCCCGAGGCCCGGGGGCTGACCCGTGACGGGGTGCGGCTGCTGGTCTCGCGGAGTGGCGCCGGCCGGACGCGCGGGGACGTGGGAGGAGTCCTCGAAGGCGCCGGGGAGATCGGTCATCACGCGTTCACCGACCTGCCCGGCCTGCTGGAATCCGGTGACCTGCTGGTCGTCAACAACTCCGCCACGCTCCCCGCCGCGGTCCGGACCGACCGGCTCGCGGTGCACTTCTCCACCGAGCGGGAGGACGGAACCTGGCTGATCGAACTCCGCCTCAGGACGGAGCGGCGAGGCTCGGAGGCGGCCGGTGAGCCCTACTCCGGCGGTGTCGGCGGGGAGTGGCTGCCGCTGCCCGGCGGGGCCACGCTGCGGCTGCTGGGGCGGGAGACGCCACGCCTGTGGCGGGCCAGGCTCGACCGTGACGTCCCCGCCTACCTCCACCGGTACGGCGTGCCGATCCGCTACTCCTACGTGGACAGGGACTGGCCGCTGGCCGCCTACCAGACCGTGTTCGGGGTGCGCCTGGGAAGCGCGGAGATGCCCAGCGCGGGGCGGCCGTTCACCACCGAACTGGTGACCGCGCTGGTGTCGCGCGGGATCGGCGTCGCGCCGATCACCCTGCACACGGGGGTGGCCTCGCCGGAAAAGGACGAGCCGCCCTACCCGGAGTGGTGTGAGGTGCCCGAGACCACCGCCCGGCAGGTGGAGCTCGCGCGCGAGTCGGGCGGCCGGGTGATCGCGGTGGGCACGACCGTGGTGCGGGCGCTGGAGACGGCCGCGCTGGCGGACGGCCGGGTCCGGGCCGTACGCGGCTGGACCTCCCACATCGTGACGCCCTCGACCGGGGTGAGGGCGGTGAACGGCCTGATCACCGGCCTGCACGAGCCGCGCTCCAGCCACCTGCTGATGCTGTCGGCGATCGCCGGTGGCGAGTTGCTCTCCCGCTCCTACGCGGAGGCGCTCGGGGAGGGGTATCTCTGGCACGAGTTCGGCGACGTCCACCTGCTCCTGGGCTAG
- a CDS encoding glycerophosphodiester phosphodiesterase family protein, with translation MFGQAQYQDVNALLNARLVERRPLVAVHRGTGLGDVPENTWQAVEAALRQGADMVEIDVVESADGDFFLFHDGMERQAFERDIDLRKLTTGEIRALRYRRVRYDATVTGLDAVLERLPGEALLNVDRSWWYWDDLLPFADRFDMAGQLVFKSPVEEVWLDRLRRHPVKYPYIPIVRSRREIGAVLGDPDINLVGVELIAGHEDDDLTGHDVVAEAHAAGLACLLNAINLPDGVPLFAGRDDRTSVFGDPADGWGRLMAHGADIIQTDWPGLLCQYRQRVRGIPPRTHVFRDGPVIGMPPVG, from the coding sequence GAGGCCGCTGGTGGCCGTCCACCGGGGCACGGGCCTCGGCGACGTGCCGGAGAACACCTGGCAGGCCGTCGAGGCCGCTCTGCGGCAGGGCGCCGACATGGTGGAGATCGACGTCGTCGAGTCGGCGGACGGCGACTTCTTTCTCTTTCACGACGGCATGGAGCGGCAGGCGTTCGAGCGCGACATCGACCTCCGCAAGCTGACGACCGGGGAGATACGCGCCCTGCGGTACCGGCGGGTCCGATACGACGCCACGGTGACCGGGTTGGACGCGGTGCTTGAGCGGCTTCCCGGTGAGGCGCTCCTGAACGTGGACCGCTCGTGGTGGTACTGGGACGACCTGCTGCCCTTCGCCGACCGTTTCGACATGGCCGGTCAGCTGGTCTTCAAGAGCCCCGTCGAGGAGGTCTGGCTCGACAGGCTGCGCCGGCATCCGGTCAAGTATCCGTACATCCCGATCGTGCGATCGCGCCGCGAGATCGGCGCGGTGCTCGGCGACCCGGACATCAACCTCGTCGGGGTGGAGCTCATCGCCGGGCACGAGGACGACGACCTGACAGGGCATGACGTCGTCGCCGAGGCGCACGCGGCCGGACTGGCCTGCCTGCTCAACGCCATCAACCTGCCCGACGGAGTCCCGCTCTTCGCGGGCCGTGACGACCGCACCTCCGTCTTCGGAGACCCGGCCGACGGATGGGGACGGCTCATGGCGCACGGCGCCGACATCATCCAGACCGACTGGCCGGGACTGCTGTGCCAGTACCGGCAGCGGGTTCGCGGGATCCCGCCCCGGACGCATGTGTTCCGGGACGGTCCGGTGATCGGCATGCCTCCGGTGGGGTGA